The following proteins are co-located in the Microcystis wesenbergii NRERC-220 genome:
- the dnaG gene encoding DNA primase, producing the protein MDTPRLHPDTIEEVKQRIDIVDLISERVVLKKRGREYVGLCPFHEEKSPSFTVSPAKQMYYCFGCGAGGNGIKFFMEVGKQSFSEVVFDLARRYQIPIKTLAVEQRQELEQKLSLKEQLYEIMAVAVSFYQHALSQPQGEKALDYLKVQRQLTPETIATFQLGYSPEGWETLYRYLVEQKRYPVALVEQAGLIKARQNGSGYYDQFRDRLMIPIFDSQGRAIAFGSRTLGNEQPKYLNSPDTPLFEKGKTLFALDRAKQAIIQQDLAIVVEGYFDAIALHAAGITNVVACLGTALSQEQIKLLLRYSESKQIIFNFDADQAGIKATQRAIEEINSLVYSGQVNLKILNLPDGKDADEFLKSRADGYHGFDKLTAHSYRELIEKSPFWIDWQISQMLVNKDLKQGLHFQQVSSSMISLLQKLIDGNQRTFYLDYCAEILAQKDAARLPYILKNLSKQVNKPRFDEAHRPRFDAFRQAQSPAIKRKNILDKSEKNGSEKAEWLLLLIYLHSPEYRRLICELLDEKDLIFNLPDYRWLWQVILELETQITNQRDLMSALQNHLLMITADKNRDFNSLFHLNEHTSQQILQPEEQIKNAIIAMEKISLMEYRRYCQEQLINALDSNQREFYQQEFYQTVNKLIEIDPHYQQA; encoded by the coding sequence ATGGATACACCGCGACTACATCCGGACACGATCGAAGAAGTTAAACAAAGAATTGATATTGTGGATTTAATTTCCGAGAGAGTCGTCCTCAAAAAAAGGGGAAGGGAATACGTTGGTTTATGTCCTTTTCACGAGGAAAAATCCCCCAGTTTTACGGTTAGTCCTGCCAAACAAATGTATTACTGTTTTGGCTGTGGTGCGGGGGGAAACGGGATTAAATTTTTCATGGAAGTGGGGAAACAATCTTTTAGTGAGGTGGTTTTCGATCTCGCTAGAAGGTATCAAATCCCGATTAAAACTCTAGCAGTAGAACAGCGTCAGGAATTAGAACAGAAATTATCCCTCAAGGAACAATTATACGAAATAATGGCCGTAGCGGTGAGTTTTTATCAACACGCCCTTAGTCAACCCCAAGGGGAAAAAGCGTTAGATTATCTTAAGGTACAACGACAACTAACCCCAGAAACTATCGCAACTTTTCAACTGGGATATTCTCCGGAAGGTTGGGAAACGCTCTATCGTTATTTGGTGGAACAAAAGCGCTATCCTGTGGCTTTAGTGGAACAAGCAGGATTAATTAAAGCGCGTCAAAATGGTAGTGGTTATTACGATCAATTTCGAGATCGTTTAATGATTCCTATTTTTGATAGTCAAGGACGTGCGATCGCTTTTGGTAGTCGTACTTTAGGTAATGAGCAGCCAAAGTATCTAAATTCTCCCGATACTCCTCTATTTGAAAAGGGAAAAACTCTCTTTGCTCTCGATCGAGCTAAACAGGCAATTATTCAGCAAGATTTAGCGATAGTTGTGGAGGGTTATTTTGATGCGATCGCTCTCCATGCTGCCGGTATTACTAATGTGGTTGCCTGTTTAGGAACAGCTTTAAGTCAAGAGCAAATTAAACTACTTTTGCGCTACAGTGAAAGTAAACAAATAATCTTTAATTTTGATGCCGATCAAGCGGGAATTAAAGCAACACAAAGAGCGATCGAGGAAATTAACTCTCTAGTTTATTCGGGACAAGTTAACCTAAAAATCCTCAATCTTCCCGATGGTAAAGATGCCGATGAATTTCTTAAATCTCGTGCTGACGGGTACCACGGATTCGACAAGCTCACCGCCCATAGTTATCGAGAATTAATCGAAAAATCTCCTTTTTGGATTGATTGGCAAATCTCGCAAATGTTAGTTAATAAAGATTTAAAACAGGGACTACATTTTCAACAAGTGTCTAGTAGTATGATCAGTTTACTGCAAAAGTTAATCGACGGCAATCAACGGACTTTTTACCTAGATTATTGTGCTGAAATTTTGGCTCAAAAAGATGCCGCTCGTTTGCCATATATTTTAAAAAATCTCTCAAAGCAAGTTAATAAACCTCGGTTCGACGAAGCTCACCGTCCACGGTTCGACGCATTTCGACAAGCTCAATCGCCAGCAATTAAAAGGAAAAATATCCTAGATAAATCCGAAAAAAACGGCTCAGAAAAAGCCGAATGGTTACTATTACTAATCTATCTCCATTCTCCCGAATATCGGAGGCTCATTTGTGAACTTTTGGATGAAAAAGATTTAATTTTTAATCTCCCTGATTATCGTTGGTTATGGCAAGTAATTCTAGAGTTAGAAACCCAAATTACTAACCAAAGAGATTTGATGTCAGCTTTACAGAATCATTTATTGATGATCACCGCAGACAAAAATCGTGATTTTAATTCTTTATTTCACTTAAATGAACATACCAGTCAGCAAATTTTGCAGCCAGAAGAACAGATAAAAAATGCTATTATAGCTATGGAAAAAATTAGTTTAATGGAATATCGTCGCTACTGTCAAGAACAATTAATTAATGCTCTCGACAGCAATCAACGGGAATTTTATCAGCAGGAATTCTATCAAACTGTTAATAAATTAATCGAAATTGATCCTCACTACCAACAAGCTTAA
- a CDS encoding BlaI/MecI/CopY family transcriptional regulator produces MLFYQAIDIRRYDQESNLHFCVTMAQLPTYQPKQLSLGPLEAEILNIVWELETVSVKDVHDRILADPERDLAYTSVTTVLRRLTNKGWLSCYKQGRIFYWKPMVSKEQAQAIKAYEQLHRFLAIGNADVVASFADSLDTASVEQLKAIASRLDTLRQQRRER; encoded by the coding sequence TTGCTATTTTATCAGGCGATCGATATCCGCCGCTATGATCAGGAAAGTAATCTTCATTTCTGTGTAACTATGGCTCAATTGCCCACCTATCAACCAAAACAGTTATCCCTAGGCCCCCTAGAAGCGGAAATTCTCAATATTGTCTGGGAATTGGAAACCGTCAGCGTTAAGGATGTCCACGATCGCATTTTAGCCGATCCAGAACGGGATCTGGCCTATACTTCTGTGACTACGGTACTGCGTCGTTTAACTAATAAAGGCTGGTTAAGTTGTTATAAACAGGGTCGGATTTTCTACTGGAAACCGATGGTTTCTAAGGAACAAGCACAGGCAATTAAAGCCTACGAACAATTACATCGTTTTTTGGCTATTGGTAATGCGGATGTGGTGGCTTCTTTTGCCGATAGTCTCGATACTGCTAGTGTCGAACAATTAAAAGCGATCGCATCTCGTTTAGATACCCTGCGTCAACAACGGAGAGAACGCTAA
- the tsf gene encoding translation elongation factor Ts, producing the protein MAEITAQQVKELREKTGAGMMDCKRALTENAGDITKAIEWLRQKGITSAEKKASRVAAEGMIGSYIHTGSRIGVLVEVNCETDFVARREEFKKLVNDVAMQIAACPNVEYVKVADIPAEIAAKEKEIEMGRDDLANKPDNIKEKIVAGRIEKRLKELSLLDQPFIRDQNISIEELIKQAIAALGENIQVRRFQRFVLGEGIEKEETDFAAEVAAQMGQKAPEPVAAAPQVEEKAPEPAAKDNPPAKGKKKK; encoded by the coding sequence ATGGCGGAAATTACAGCACAACAGGTTAAAGAACTTAGGGAAAAGACCGGCGCCGGCATGATGGATTGTAAGAGGGCGCTGACGGAAAACGCGGGGGATATAACCAAAGCGATCGAATGGTTGCGTCAAAAAGGGATTACTTCCGCCGAGAAAAAAGCTAGTCGGGTAGCGGCAGAAGGGATGATCGGCAGTTACATCCACACCGGCAGCCGCATCGGTGTTTTAGTAGAAGTGAACTGTGAAACCGATTTTGTCGCCCGTCGCGAGGAGTTCAAAAAATTGGTTAATGACGTGGCGATGCAGATTGCCGCTTGTCCTAACGTCGAATATGTAAAAGTGGCCGATATTCCCGCCGAAATCGCCGCCAAAGAAAAAGAAATTGAGATGGGACGGGACGATTTAGCCAATAAACCCGATAATATCAAAGAAAAAATCGTGGCCGGCCGCATTGAAAAACGTTTGAAAGAACTTTCTCTGCTCGATCAACCCTTTATCCGCGACCAGAACATCAGTATTGAGGAGTTGATTAAACAAGCGATCGCCGCTTTGGGAGAAAATATTCAGGTGCGTCGTTTCCAACGCTTTGTACTAGGTGAGGGGATCGAGAAAGAAGAAACGGATTTCGCCGCCGAAGTAGCCGCCCAAATGGGACAAAAAGCCCCGGAACCTGTAGCAGCAGCCCCGCAAGTGGAGGAAAAAGCCCCGGAACCGGCAGCGAAGGATAATCCGCCCGCTAAAGGCAAAAAGAAAAAGTAA
- a CDS encoding M56 family metallopeptidase — protein sequence MHGSMLLLALTIAIGLRCFLPSYQRRWQTTLFFFLFPPLLLLMTVISVVCMGYGGQMLGYNSSLISYFSAIIWLVFAIFCLIKLSYQTWQTHRDFSSYPLKKITTQKARVLAVDFPYSARVGFWKSELIVTQGLLNLLDQEHLQAVLAHEQAHQEYHDTFWFFWLGWLRSMSSWLPNSENLWSELVFLRELRADKYASGQVDYLLLAESLLLVAEKVNQVAEINFSDSCCVALSDNSLNNRLLERIDALVESEKPEFPGFNYQVWLLLSLSLAPFLLLPLHS from the coding sequence ATGCACGGTTCAATGTTATTACTAGCATTAACTATCGCCATTGGTTTACGTTGTTTTTTGCCCAGCTATCAGCGTCGTTGGCAGACAACGCTATTTTTCTTTCTCTTTCCTCCTTTGCTGCTGTTAATGACAGTTATATCGGTGGTTTGTATGGGCTATGGCGGGCAAATGTTGGGCTATAACTCCAGTTTAATTAGTTACTTTAGTGCTATAATCTGGCTAGTTTTTGCTATATTCTGTCTGATAAAACTCTCCTATCAAACTTGGCAAACCCATCGGGATTTTAGCAGTTATCCCCTCAAAAAAATCACCACTCAGAAGGCGAGAGTTTTAGCAGTGGATTTTCCCTACAGTGCCAGAGTTGGCTTCTGGAAGTCGGAATTAATTGTAACCCAAGGATTATTAAATCTCTTAGATCAAGAACATTTACAAGCAGTTTTAGCCCACGAACAAGCTCACCAAGAATATCATGACACTTTCTGGTTTTTCTGGTTAGGTTGGCTGCGATCAATGTCTTCTTGGCTGCCCAATAGTGAGAATTTATGGTCAGAATTGGTCTTCTTGCGGGAATTGCGCGCCGATAAGTACGCTTCCGGACAAGTGGATTATTTACTATTAGCTGAATCGCTGCTTTTAGTAGCAGAAAAAGTTAATCAAGTAGCGGAAATAAATTTCTCTGATAGTTGCTGTGTTGCTCTGAGTGATAATTCTTTAAATAATCGCTTATTAGAGAGAATCGATGCTTTAGTCGAGTCAGAAAAACCAGAATTTCCTGGATTTAACTATCAAGTCTGGCTCTTGCTTTCCCTCTCCCTCGCGCCTTTCTTACTCTTGCCTTTACACTCCTAA
- a CDS encoding photosystem I assembly protein Ycf4, with product MKAQTTSKDSLILRQEVVGSRRPSNYFWAVIVSIGGLGFLLAGLSSYLKVNLLLVSDTSALQFIPQGVALLFYGTAGTLLAIYLWLSLLWNVGGGYNEFNKETGKVKIFRWGYPGKNRRIDLDWPLEDVQAVRAEVREGLNPKRELFLRIKQRRDIPLTRVGDPMSLSELENQGAELARFLEIPLEGL from the coding sequence ATGAAAGCGCAAACAACAAGTAAAGATAGCCTAATCCTACGGCAAGAAGTAGTGGGTTCCCGTCGCCCTAGTAACTATTTTTGGGCTGTAATCGTCTCTATTGGCGGTCTAGGGTTTCTCCTCGCTGGTCTTTCCAGTTATTTGAAGGTCAATCTACTTCTCGTTAGCGATACCAGTGCCTTACAATTTATTCCCCAAGGAGTCGCCCTCCTCTTTTATGGTACTGCGGGGACTCTTTTAGCCATCTATCTCTGGTTATCTCTCCTCTGGAATGTCGGAGGTGGTTACAACGAGTTTAATAAGGAAACCGGCAAAGTTAAAATCTTTCGTTGGGGCTACCCTGGCAAAAATCGCCGCATCGATCTCGATTGGCCCCTGGAAGATGTGCAAGCTGTGCGGGCCGAAGTGCGAGAAGGACTCAACCCGAAACGGGAACTATTCCTGCGGATTAAACAGCGTCGCGATATCCCTTTAACTCGCGTCGGTGATCCTATGTCCCTCTCGGAATTGGAAAATCAAGGGGCAGAACTCGCTCGTTTTCTGGAAATTCCTCTAGAGGGATTGTAG
- a CDS encoding sugar phosphate nucleotidyltransferase, whose product MKAMILAAGKGTRVRPITHTIPKPLIPILQKPVMEFLLELLRQHGFDQIMVNVSHLAEEIESYFRDGQRFGVHIGYSFEGRIEEGELIGDALGSAGGLRRIQDFNPFFDDTFVVLCGDALIDLDLTAAVKWHREKGAIATIVTKTVPREEVSSYGVVVSDEEGRILSFQEKPAIDEALSTCINTGIYIFEPEIIDFIPPNSKYDIGGELFPELVAKGAPFYALNMDFEWVDIGKVPDYWQAIRGVLSREIKNVAIPGIEVKPGIYTGLNVGVNWDKVDITGPVYIGAMTRIEDGAKIVGPSMIGPNCWICGGATVDNSVIFEYSRLGPGARLVDKLVFGRYCVDKTGAAIDVEAAALDWLITDTRKVPPEFDHPKHQAIRSLFNSK is encoded by the coding sequence ATGAAAGCCATGATTTTGGCGGCTGGCAAAGGAACTCGCGTGCGTCCGATTACCCATACGATTCCCAAACCGCTGATCCCGATTTTACAAAAGCCGGTGATGGAGTTTTTGTTGGAACTGTTGCGACAGCATGGCTTTGATCAGATCATGGTCAATGTCAGTCATTTAGCCGAAGAAATTGAGAGTTATTTCCGCGATGGTCAGCGTTTTGGGGTGCATATCGGCTATTCTTTTGAGGGTAGAATCGAAGAGGGCGAGTTAATCGGTGATGCCCTGGGATCGGCGGGCGGTTTACGACGAATTCAAGATTTTAATCCCTTTTTTGACGATACTTTTGTGGTTCTCTGTGGTGATGCGCTGATCGATCTCGATTTAACCGCAGCCGTTAAATGGCATCGAGAAAAAGGAGCGATCGCCACTATCGTCACCAAAACCGTCCCCAGAGAGGAAGTATCCAGTTATGGGGTGGTAGTTAGCGACGAGGAGGGAAGGATTCTCAGTTTCCAAGAAAAACCAGCCATCGATGAAGCTTTAAGTACCTGCATTAACACGGGTATCTATATTTTTGAGCCAGAAATCATTGATTTTATTCCCCCTAATAGTAAATACGACATCGGGGGCGAATTATTCCCCGAATTAGTCGCTAAAGGTGCGCCTTTCTACGCTTTAAACATGGATTTTGAATGGGTGGATATCGGTAAAGTCCCCGACTACTGGCAGGCAATTCGCGGGGTGTTATCCAGGGAAATTAAAAATGTTGCTATCCCCGGCATCGAAGTCAAACCGGGCATCTACACGGGCTTAAATGTGGGGGTAAACTGGGATAAAGTCGATATCACCGGACCTGTGTATATCGGGGCAATGACGCGCATTGAAGACGGGGCGAAAATTGTCGGTCCGAGTATGATTGGCCCCAATTGTTGGATTTGTGGCGGCGCGACGGTGGATAATAGCGTTATTTTTGAATATTCTCGCCTCGGTCCAGGGGCGCGTTTGGTCGATAAGTTGGTCTTTGGGCGCTATTGTGTTGATAAAACCGGCGCGGCGATCGATGTGGAAGCGGCAGCCTTGGATTGGTTGATTACCGATACCCGCAAGGTTCCCCCAGAATTTGATCACCCTAAACATCAGGCAATTCGTTCTTTATTCAATAGCAAGTAG
- a CDS encoding peptidylprolyl isomerase, protein MMKIRKSCWLSVVCVFLITTTTLFGCSSPEANSTPDNSIIIENPKSASSGSVNMDNYKPRLDGTAVVEMIIKGKPVTIEIDGNAAPITAGNFVDLVERGFYNGLTFHRVVTEPQPFVAQGGDPQGRGTGGFVDPKTKQSRYVPLEILLKDEKEPIYGQAIGQQSTARTPIVALPHKRGAIAMARSQQPNSASSQFYFALSDINFLDGDYAVFGYVTEGMEVIDTIKQGDKIDSAKVVSGAENLKK, encoded by the coding sequence ATGATGAAGATAAGAAAATCTTGCTGGCTGTCTGTGGTTTGTGTTTTTTTAATCACAACGACGACACTTTTCGGCTGTTCTTCCCCAGAAGCTAACTCCACCCCCGATAATTCTATTATCATCGAAAACCCTAAATCTGCCAGTTCGGGCAGTGTCAACATGGATAATTACAAACCCCGCTTAGATGGAACTGCCGTGGTCGAGATGATCATCAAAGGTAAACCGGTAACGATCGAAATTGATGGCAATGCGGCCCCAATTACTGCTGGTAACTTTGTGGATCTGGTGGAGAGAGGTTTTTATAATGGTTTAACTTTCCATCGCGTGGTTACAGAACCGCAGCCTTTTGTCGCCCAAGGGGGTGATCCCCAAGGTCGCGGAACTGGTGGTTTTGTCGATCCGAAAACCAAGCAATCCCGTTATGTTCCCCTGGAAATTCTCCTCAAAGACGAAAAAGAGCCGATTTATGGGCAAGCAATCGGTCAACAGTCCACGGCCCGCACTCCCATCGTCGCTTTACCCCATAAACGCGGTGCGATCGCAATGGCCCGTTCTCAACAGCCTAATTCCGCTTCTTCTCAGTTTTATTTTGCCCTGTCGGATATCAATTTCCTCGATGGTGATTATGCCGTTTTTGGTTATGTAACTGAGGGAATGGAAGTGATCGATACGATCAAACAAGGGGATAAAATTGACTCGGCCAAAGTTGTTTCTGGTGCGGAAAACCTGAAAAAATAG
- the bcp gene encoding thioredoxin-dependent thiol peroxidase, whose protein sequence is MTLEVGQKAPEFATPNQRGEISKLADFAGQWLVLYFYPKDNTPGCSTEAIDFTALSPQFQQLNAVILGVSPDSAKSHCRFIEKHNLTIQLLSDTEHQLAEIYQVWGLKKFMGKEYMGIKRSTFLIDPQGNIAYIWSNVKVKAHAEAVLKKLEELQ, encoded by the coding sequence ATGACCCTAGAAGTTGGACAAAAAGCCCCGGAATTTGCCACCCCCAACCAAAGGGGCGAAATTAGCAAATTAGCAGATTTTGCCGGTCAATGGTTGGTATTATATTTTTATCCCAAAGATAACACTCCGGGCTGCAGCACAGAAGCGATCGATTTTACCGCTTTGTCGCCGCAATTTCAGCAATTAAACGCGGTAATTTTGGGAGTTAGTCCCGATTCAGCCAAGTCCCACTGTCGTTTTATTGAAAAACACAATTTAACTATTCAATTATTGAGCGATACCGAACATCAACTGGCGGAAATTTATCAAGTCTGGGGATTAAAAAAATTTATGGGTAAGGAATATATGGGGATTAAACGATCCACTTTCCTGATCGACCCCCAGGGAAATATTGCCTATATTTGGTCAAATGTCAAGGTAAAAGCCCACGCAGAAGCAGTTTTGAAAAAACTTGAGGAATTGCAGTAG
- a CDS encoding small RNA NsiR4-regulated ssr1528 family protein produces MSTETNLTTTTGADAIDVAIANGIDFDGSPIPPAKLELYHRVMGLEAGRQRSGVSNTMRSRIVRIGAKHIPQEELNQLLLAADFAPLKEKEIAFYYSVS; encoded by the coding sequence ATGTCCACCGAAACTAATTTAACCACGACTACGGGTGCTGATGCCATCGATGTGGCGATCGCTAATGGTATTGATTTTGATGGTTCCCCGATTCCACCGGCAAAATTGGAACTTTATCACCGGGTAATGGGTTTGGAAGCAGGACGACAAAGAAGCGGGGTTTCGAACACGATGAGATCGCGAATTGTCCGCATCGGGGCCAAACATATCCCCCAAGAAGAATTAAATCAGCTGTTGTTAGCCGCCGATTTTGCCCCTCTCAAGGAGAAAGAAATCGCTTTTTACTATAGCGTTTCCTAA
- a CDS encoding MlaE family lipid ABC transporter permease subunit, whose protein sequence is MPRKSDAAGGLSLWFQRLGAASLLAGQTFLHILNGKIHRRNTLEQMSIVGPESLTIALITAAFVGMVFTIQVAREFIFFGAGSFVGGVLSLALTRELAPVLTAVVVAGRVGSAFAAEIGTMRVTEQIDALYILKTDPIDYLVIPRVIACSLMLPLLTIISLVTGLLGGLFISDSLYGISYSLFLQSAQNFLETWDLISSMLKSLIFGVLIAIIGCSWGLTTTGGAKGVGQSTTTAVVTSLLAIFVANFFLSWLMFQGTGNVEIG, encoded by the coding sequence ATGCCAAGAAAAAGTGATGCTGCCGGTGGTTTAAGTTTATGGTTTCAGCGTTTGGGGGCTGCCAGTTTGTTAGCGGGACAAACTTTTTTACATATTCTTAATGGCAAAATCCACCGGCGTAATACTCTGGAACAAATGAGTATTGTGGGGCCAGAATCCTTGACAATTGCCCTAATTACTGCTGCTTTTGTGGGTATGGTTTTCACTATTCAGGTAGCCAGAGAATTTATTTTTTTTGGGGCGGGTAGTTTTGTTGGGGGAGTTCTTTCCTTGGCTTTAACAAGAGAATTAGCCCCGGTTTTAACTGCGGTGGTGGTGGCGGGGAGAGTTGGCTCGGCTTTTGCCGCCGAAATTGGTACAATGCGAGTAACAGAACAAATTGACGCTTTATATATTTTAAAAACCGATCCGATCGATTATTTGGTCATTCCCCGGGTGATTGCCTGTAGTTTAATGTTACCGCTGCTCACTATTATCTCTTTAGTCACAGGGCTACTGGGGGGTTTATTTATTTCCGATAGTCTTTACGGCATTTCCTATTCTCTATTCTTACAATCAGCCCAAAATTTTCTGGAAACATGGGATTTAATTAGTTCTATGTTAAAGTCGCTAATTTTTGGGGTTTTAATTGCCATTATCGGCTGCAGTTGGGGTTTAACCACCACCGGCGGTGCTAAAGGAGTTGGTCAATCTACTACCACGGCTGTGGTAACTTCTTTATTAGCGATTTTTGTGGCTAATTTTTTCCTCTCTTGGCTGATGTTTCAAGGTACAGGTAATGTGGAAATCGGTTAA
- a CDS encoding beta-ketoacyl-ACP synthase — MNVVVTGIGLISSLGNLSQSWQRLLEGKTGITRQQPFSDLPALPLGLIGHKPAFLEDLTKIALIAALKDAKLTPPLKDCGVTIGSSRGCQGLWERMAATGIVENWLDSLPDRASVLTARLIETGAPVLAPMAACATAIWSIAQGVELIKMGECDRVLVGAIETPITPLTLVGFEQIGALAKTGCYPFDRAREGLVLGEGGAILVLESEELALSRNAPIYGQILGYGFSCDADHVSAPAVNNRSATKAIELCLHRSQLRKDEINYIHAHGTSTRLNDEREANLIASIFGSQVAVSSTKGATGHTLGASGALGVAFCLMALKNQLIPPCVGVRQSPFQLNLARSAVNFSPHNCLCLSFGFGGQNAAIAVGKLFSDQ; from the coding sequence ATGAATGTTGTGGTGACGGGAATTGGGTTGATCAGTTCTCTGGGAAATTTAAGTCAGAGTTGGCAAAGATTACTAGAGGGCAAAACCGGTATAACTAGGCAACAACCCTTTTCTGATTTACCCGCTTTACCCCTGGGTTTAATCGGTCACAAACCGGCATTTTTAGAGGATTTAACCAAAATTGCCCTGATTGCTGCCCTCAAAGATGCGAAATTAACCCCTCCCTTAAAGGATTGTGGTGTCACTATCGGTTCTAGTCGTGGTTGTCAGGGTTTATGGGAACGGATGGCAGCGACGGGAATAGTAGAAAACTGGTTAGATAGTTTACCCGATCGCGCCTCGGTATTGACCGCTAGATTGATAGAAACCGGCGCCCCAGTGTTAGCACCCATGGCGGCCTGTGCCACGGCTATCTGGTCGATCGCCCAGGGTGTAGAATTAATCAAAATGGGAGAATGCGATCGAGTTTTAGTCGGGGCGATCGAAACTCCGATCACTCCCTTAACTTTGGTGGGATTTGAACAGATTGGAGCTTTGGCGAAAACGGGCTGTTATCCTTTTGATAGAGCTAGAGAGGGCTTAGTTTTGGGCGAAGGTGGCGCAATTTTAGTCCTTGAATCGGAAGAACTGGCTTTAAGCAGAAATGCCCCCATCTACGGGCAGATTTTGGGCTATGGTTTTAGCTGTGATGCCGATCATGTTAGCGCCCCGGCGGTGAATAATCGTAGTGCTACCAAAGCCATAGAACTATGTTTGCACAGAAGTCAATTAAGAAAAGATGAAATTAATTACATTCACGCCCACGGCACTAGCACGCGTTTAAACGATGAACGGGAGGCAAACCTGATCGCCAGCATTTTTGGCTCGCAAGTGGCTGTAAGCTCGACAAAAGGCGCAACAGGACACACTTTAGGGGCTTCAGGGGCATTAGGTGTGGCTTTTTGTTTAATGGCTCTCAAAAATCAGCTAATTCCCCCCTGTGTCGGTGTGCGCCAGTCGCCTTTTCAATTAAATTTAGCTAGATCGGCTGTTAATTTTTCCCCGCACAATTGTCTCTGTCTTAGTTTCGGGTTCGGAGGACAAAATGCAGCCATCGCAGTGGGGAAGTTGTTCAGTGATCAGTAA
- the rpsB gene encoding 30S ribosomal protein S2, whose translation MPVVSLAELLESGVHFGHQTRRWNPKMSQYIYTARNGVHIIDLVQTAQLIEEAYEFVRGEADRGKRFLFIGTKRQAAAIIKQEALRSGSHFVNQRWLGGMLTNWETIRGRVERLKELEELENSGALDKRPKKEASVLRRELGKLEKYLGGIKTMRRLPDLVVVVDQRREYNAIQECQKLGIPIISLLDTNCDPDLVDVPIPANDDAIRSVKLILGKISDAIIEGRRGGQAAVEEYEEDYDNETEYEEEGDYSQYAAEFASGDDDN comes from the coding sequence ATGCCCGTTGTCTCTCTCGCAGAATTGCTAGAGTCTGGGGTTCACTTTGGCCATCAAACGCGCCGTTGGAACCCGAAAATGTCTCAGTACATCTACACTGCCCGGAATGGGGTTCATATCATTGATTTGGTGCAAACTGCCCAATTAATCGAAGAAGCTTACGAATTTGTCCGAGGAGAAGCCGATCGCGGTAAACGCTTTTTATTCATCGGTACGAAACGGCAAGCGGCAGCAATCATTAAACAGGAAGCTTTACGCAGCGGTAGCCACTTCGTTAACCAACGCTGGTTAGGGGGAATGTTAACCAACTGGGAAACCATTCGCGGCCGGGTAGAAAGACTCAAAGAATTAGAAGAATTAGAAAATAGCGGCGCCCTCGATAAACGACCGAAAAAAGAAGCATCGGTACTGCGTCGGGAATTGGGCAAACTGGAAAAATACCTCGGTGGCATTAAAACCATGCGCCGGCTGCCGGATTTAGTCGTCGTAGTGGATCAGCGTCGGGAATACAACGCTATCCAAGAATGCCAAAAATTGGGCATTCCCATCATCTCCCTCTTGGATACTAACTGCGATCCTGACTTGGTAGATGTGCCGATTCCCGCCAACGATGACGCAATTCGCTCAGTCAAACTGATTTTAGGCAAAATTAGCGATGCGATCATCGAAGGTCGTCGCGGTGGTCAAGCAGCGGTGGAAGAATACGAGGAAGACTACGATAATGAAACCGAGTACGAGGAAGAAGGTGATTATTCCCAATACGCCGCCGAATTTGCCAGTGGAGACGACGATAACTAG